A part of Halobacillus shinanisalinarum genomic DNA contains:
- the rpmI gene encoding 50S ribosomal protein L35: MPKMKTHKGSQKRFKKTGSGKVKRSHAFTSHLFANKSTKQKRKLRKATLVSAGDFRRIKHMLPKK, from the coding sequence ATGCCTAAAATGAAAACCCATAAAGGTTCTCAAAAACGTTTCAAGAAAACAGGTAGTGGAAAGGTGAAGCGCTCCCACGCGTTCACAAGCCACTTATTTGCCAATAAATCTACGAAGCAAAAACGTAAATTGCGTAAGGCTACATTGGTATCTGCCGGAGACTTCCGTCGTATCAAGCACATGCTTCC
- the infC gene encoding translation initiation factor IF-3 — protein MNVNEKIRAREVRLIDVNGEQLGVKSRNEALDIATNANLDLVMVAPNAKPPVCRIMDYGKYRYEQQKKEKEARKNQTIIKLKEVRLSPGIEEHDFNTKLRNARKFLTKGDKVKASVRFRGRAITHKELGQKVLERLAEECQDVATIETKPKMEGRNMFMMLAPLAEK, from the coding sequence ATGAATGTTAATGAGAAAATTCGCGCACGTGAAGTAAGACTCATTGATGTAAACGGTGAGCAGCTCGGAGTTAAATCTCGTAATGAAGCACTTGATATTGCGACAAATGCCAATCTTGACCTTGTCATGGTGGCTCCGAATGCGAAGCCTCCGGTTTGCCGAATCATGGATTATGGTAAGTACCGTTACGAGCAGCAGAAGAAAGAAAAAGAGGCTCGTAAGAATCAAACGATTATCAAGCTTAAAGAAGTTCGCTTAAGTCCGGGAATTGAAGAGCATGACTTCAATACAAAGCTTCGTAATGCTCGTAAATTCCTAACAAAAGGCGATAAAGTGAAAGCATCTGTGCGTTTCCGCGGTCGTGCGATCACTCACAAAGAACTTGGACAAAAAGTTCTTGAACGTCTGGCTGAAGAGTGTCAGGACGTTGCTACCATTGAGACCAAACCAAAAATGGAAGGTCGTAATATGTTTATGATGCTTGCTCCTCTTGCGGAGAAGTAA
- the thrS gene encoding threonine--tRNA ligase, producing the protein MAEPIQITFPDGNKKEFSKGTTGEEIAHSISPGLKKQSLAIKLDGEDYDLRRPIERDGAVEILTYKNPEGINVLRHSTAHLMAQAIKRLYGEVKLGVGPVIENGFYYDIDLDVSLTPEDLPKIEKEMQRIVDENLEVERIELSREEAIEKYKELGDELKLELIQDIPAGESLTIYKQGEFFDLCRGVHVPQTSKIKIFKLLNISGAYWRGDSDNKMLQRIYGTAFEKQAQLDEYLHLLEEAKERDHRKLGKELGLFTVNQQVGQGLPLWLPKGATIRRNIERYIVDTEERLGYDHVYTPVLGSVDLYKKSGHWDHYKDDMFPTLEMDNEDLVLRPMNCPHHMMVYKNEFYSYRNLPVRIAELGTMHRHEMSGALAGLQRVRAMTLNDAHIFARPDQLKDEFKRVVRLVQEVYRDFGINDYSFRLSYRDPEDKEKYVDNDEMWEKAQAMLKETMEDMELDYVEAEGEAAFYGPKLDVQVKTALGKEETLSTVQLDFHLPERFDLTYVGEDGKDHRPVVIHRGVVSTMERFVAFLIEEYKGAFPTWLAPVQAKIIPVSAEVHLDYAKKLEDELREAGVRVEVDERNEKIGYKIREAQTQKIPFQLVVGDREIENQAVNVRRYGEQNSETKTVARFKEEIKNEIDLKLLNK; encoded by the coding sequence ATGGCAGAACCGATTCAAATTACTTTTCCTGATGGCAATAAGAAGGAATTTTCTAAAGGAACAACAGGAGAAGAAATTGCACATTCTATTTCTCCAGGCCTTAAAAAACAATCCCTAGCCATTAAATTAGATGGCGAAGACTATGATCTAAGACGTCCAATTGAAAGGGACGGAGCGGTTGAGATTCTAACGTACAAAAATCCAGAAGGAATCAATGTACTACGTCACTCCACTGCACACCTAATGGCACAGGCGATTAAGCGTTTGTATGGTGAAGTTAAGCTGGGTGTAGGTCCTGTTATTGAAAACGGATTTTATTACGATATTGATCTTGATGTATCATTAACGCCTGAAGACTTGCCTAAAATTGAGAAAGAAATGCAGCGAATTGTAGATGAGAATTTGGAAGTTGAACGGATCGAGTTGTCTCGTGAAGAAGCAATTGAAAAATATAAAGAACTTGGTGATGAATTAAAGCTTGAACTGATACAAGATATTCCTGCTGGGGAGTCCCTGACTATTTATAAGCAAGGAGAGTTTTTCGATCTTTGCCGTGGTGTTCACGTGCCACAGACGAGTAAAATTAAGATTTTTAAACTGCTGAACATTTCAGGAGCATACTGGCGCGGGGATAGCGACAATAAGATGTTGCAGCGTATTTATGGCACAGCTTTTGAGAAACAGGCACAGCTCGACGAGTATTTACATCTCCTCGAAGAAGCGAAAGAGCGTGACCATCGTAAATTAGGAAAAGAATTAGGATTATTTACAGTTAATCAGCAAGTTGGTCAAGGTCTGCCGCTATGGCTGCCTAAGGGTGCGACAATCCGCCGGAACATTGAGCGCTACATCGTCGATACAGAAGAACGGTTAGGTTATGACCATGTTTATACACCTGTACTTGGGAGTGTTGATTTATACAAGAAGAGTGGACACTGGGATCATTATAAGGACGATATGTTTCCGACATTGGAAATGGACAATGAAGACCTGGTGCTTCGTCCAATGAACTGTCCTCACCATATGATGGTCTATAAAAATGAGTTTTATAGTTATCGTAACCTACCTGTCCGTATTGCTGAACTGGGAACAATGCACCGTCATGAAATGTCTGGAGCACTTGCTGGGTTGCAAAGAGTACGGGCGATGACATTGAATGATGCCCATATTTTTGCTCGTCCCGATCAATTGAAGGATGAGTTCAAACGAGTGGTTCGACTTGTTCAGGAAGTTTATCGTGATTTTGGCATTAACGACTACAGCTTCCGCTTATCTTATCGGGATCCAGAAGACAAAGAGAAATATGTTGATAATGATGAAATGTGGGAGAAAGCACAAGCGATGCTTAAAGAAACAATGGAGGATATGGAGCTTGATTATGTTGAAGCCGAAGGAGAAGCAGCGTTTTACGGACCGAAGCTTGATGTTCAAGTGAAAACGGCGCTCGGTAAAGAAGAGACACTTTCTACTGTTCAGCTCGACTTCCATCTTCCGGAACGCTTTGACTTAACTTATGTAGGTGAAGATGGAAAAGACCATCGTCCTGTTGTCATTCACCGTGGTGTTGTTTCAACGATGGAACGTTTCGTTGCTTTCCTGATCGAGGAATATAAGGGGGCCTTCCCAACATGGTTGGCACCTGTCCAGGCGAAGATTATCCCAGTTTCTGCAGAAGTCCATCTTGACTATGCAAAAAAACTGGAAGATGAGTTGAGAGAAGCAGGGGTACGGGTAGAAGTAGATGAGCGAAACGAGAAAATAGGCTATAAGATCCGTGAGGCCCAGACACAAAAGATCCCATTTCAGCTTGTGGTGGGAGATCGAGAAATTGAGAACCAAGCTGTTAACGTCCGCCGTTATGGAGAACAAAATTCGGAAACGAAAACTGTTGCAAGATTTAAAGAAGAAATCAAAAATGAAATTGACTTAAAACTTTTGAATAAATAA
- the ytxC gene encoding putative sporulation protein YtxC: protein MVCIQFSSRKLAFYFHQVITELQIDYSCPWYVKEIAHNKLLIETELPMRDVYSDFVRSVTRVITYQKLTPWTEGVLKHVFHYKEGQEIKRILELSSELRLNPPEGIVFPMMEYEIDQCVKDKLMDRFYVDFDWLSAVCLEEVYDQLLDFTGKVLDEYKLEEAHQLMVDSWRRGLNTRDTGVQILHVINDYDLHYYHAEGNEVSREELLVYLKQYPDPFLGKLPIDFGITPALIYAPEELIIYSDQSDDAKLDLLTNLFEEKAIWKPLAEFPFN, encoded by the coding sequence TTGGTATGTATACAATTTTCCAGTCGAAAGTTAGCTTTTTACTTTCACCAGGTGATAACAGAACTTCAAATAGATTACTCCTGCCCCTGGTATGTTAAGGAGATCGCTCATAACAAGCTGTTGATTGAAACAGAGCTTCCTATGAGGGATGTTTATAGCGATTTCGTCCGTAGTGTGACGAGAGTAATAACTTACCAAAAGTTAACTCCATGGACCGAAGGCGTGCTAAAACATGTGTTTCACTATAAAGAGGGGCAGGAGATTAAGCGAATACTAGAATTGTCCAGTGAGCTTAGATTAAATCCTCCTGAAGGTATTGTATTTCCAATGATGGAATATGAGATCGACCAGTGTGTAAAGGACAAGCTTATGGACCGTTTTTATGTAGACTTTGACTGGCTAAGCGCTGTTTGTTTGGAAGAGGTATATGATCAACTGTTGGATTTTACTGGTAAAGTATTAGATGAGTATAAACTGGAAGAAGCTCATCAGTTGATGGTTGATTCATGGCGAAGAGGACTCAATACCAGAGATACTGGGGTACAGATCCTTCATGTGATCAATGATTACGACCTTCACTATTATCATGCAGAAGGAAATGAGGTCAGTCGGGAAGAGCTTCTCGTTTACTTAAAACAGTATCCTGACCCTTTTCTGGGAAAATTGCCGATTGACTTTGGAATTACTCCAGCACTTATTTATGCCCCGGAGGAGCTTATTATCTATTCAGACCAATCGGATGATGCGAAACTAGATCTTCTTACAAATTTATTTGAAGAAAAAGCGATTTGGAAGCCATTAGCAGAATTTCCTTTTAATTAG
- the dnaI gene encoding primosomal protein DnaI, producing the protein MEPIQKSLRKWMRNHKQFQQRLNQMKQEVLQSPEIRNLVREHPSLTNEVVEKQLIKLYEYQSQSKNCEKCPSREACINILPGHVPQAEVVGTEVKLVYNKCRRERKKEQHRKQRSLISSLHMPKEILEAQIDRLDFNDDDRAQAVQNTVQYLEGIDEQLPSKGLYFHGPFGVGKTYFLGVIANELSEKNIASMIIYMPEFVREIKASIKNDSMNDKIEAFKRTPVLMLDDIGAESQSAWFRDEVLGSILQYRMMERLPVFFTSNYTLNELEKVLMTSNRGDTDQVKAQRITERIHQLSDMVPVYGQNRRGS; encoded by the coding sequence ATGGAGCCCATTCAAAAGTCATTACGAAAATGGATGCGAAATCATAAACAATTTCAGCAACGGTTGAATCAAATGAAACAAGAAGTTCTCCAATCACCTGAGATTAGGAACCTGGTCAGGGAACATCCTTCATTGACGAACGAGGTAGTGGAGAAGCAGCTGATTAAGTTGTATGAATATCAGTCACAATCTAAAAATTGTGAAAAGTGTCCTTCCCGTGAAGCGTGCATCAATATTTTGCCAGGCCACGTGCCCCAAGCAGAAGTGGTGGGGACAGAGGTGAAGCTTGTTTATAATAAATGCCGCAGAGAGAGGAAGAAGGAACAACACCGTAAACAGCGTTCCTTAATTAGCAGTCTTCATATGCCTAAGGAAATTTTAGAAGCCCAAATTGATCGTTTAGATTTTAATGATGATGACAGGGCACAGGCTGTTCAGAACACAGTTCAATATCTTGAAGGAATTGACGAGCAGCTTCCAAGTAAAGGCCTATACTTTCACGGTCCTTTCGGGGTTGGGAAGACGTACTTCCTTGGTGTAATTGCTAACGAATTAAGTGAAAAGAATATTGCTTCTATGATCATTTATATGCCTGAGTTTGTTCGGGAAATAAAAGCATCGATCAAAAATGATTCTATGAACGACAAGATTGAAGCGTTTAAGAGAACGCCTGTGCTTATGCTTGATGATATAGGCGCCGAATCTCAATCCGCCTGGTTTAGGGACGAAGTACTTGGGTCGATTTTGCAATATCGGATGATGGAACGACTTCCTGTATTTTTTACCTCAAATTATACGCTTAATGAACTTGAAAAAGTGTTAATGACCAGTAATAGAGGGGATACTGATCAAGTGAAGGCACAACGGATTACTGAACGGATCCATCAATTAAGTGACATGGTACCTGTTTACGGTCAGAATAGGAGGGGGTCCTAA
- a CDS encoding replication initiation and membrane attachment family protein produces the protein MDRYIGKLLPVDGFTIIRTGAPPRSDQWTLSHLYQPLIGKLAISLYQFLVSEYETYNRGSVQSHHALMSYLSTPLDQIYKARQRLEALGLLRTYLSKRDDTTVYLYEIRPPFSPEEFFNDDMLSLLLQHEMGEDRFKSLRERFSLPAVSLEEYEEVTETFDRVFHDVYPSSALLDEQKHKAQSREGAFPRGPAILNSRVDFNWLHHALKQRMYPSEKILTGDHRRIISQLVSLYNLTSSEIERAIIWAINEENELITDELKSACHDFMKDLPSSSSNNASIDERDKAAPSQDEPANKEDQFIQLLEQISPRELLEDLSSGNQASEQEVKMVRDVMTEQGLQPGVMNVLVHYVLLKTDMKLSKPYLEKIASHWARKNVSTVRQAMNLAKAEHQKYQQWGKQKNSYRKKNQEVIPEWFKKREEKKETQPASSPINKSDMAERIRRLSNKEN, from the coding sequence ATGGATCGATATATAGGGAAATTACTACCTGTTGATGGGTTTACGATCATTCGTACAGGGGCTCCTCCTCGATCAGATCAATGGACGTTAAGCCATTTATATCAACCTTTAATAGGAAAACTAGCTATATCCTTGTATCAATTTTTAGTGAGTGAATATGAAACGTATAATCGAGGCAGTGTTCAATCACACCACGCCTTAATGTCCTATTTATCAACCCCTCTTGACCAAATTTATAAAGCGCGACAAAGACTAGAGGCTCTAGGACTTCTACGCACGTATCTATCAAAAAGAGATGACACAACCGTATACTTATATGAAATCAGGCCTCCTTTTTCTCCTGAAGAGTTTTTTAATGATGATATGCTCTCCCTTCTATTACAGCACGAAATGGGGGAAGATAGATTTAAGTCTTTACGAGAACGGTTTTCCCTGCCAGCGGTTTCTTTAGAGGAGTATGAGGAAGTAACAGAAACGTTCGATCGAGTGTTTCACGATGTCTATCCCTCCTCTGCATTACTTGATGAACAAAAGCATAAAGCGCAAAGTAGGGAAGGGGCTTTCCCCCGCGGCCCTGCAATTTTGAATAGCCGTGTTGATTTTAATTGGCTTCATCATGCTTTAAAACAACGTATGTATCCAAGTGAAAAGATACTGACAGGTGACCACCGTCGGATTATATCACAGCTTGTGTCCTTATATAATTTAACATCAAGTGAAATCGAACGGGCCATTATATGGGCAATTAATGAGGAAAATGAACTCATCACCGATGAACTTAAATCAGCTTGTCACGATTTTATGAAAGACCTTCCATCTTCATCTTCAAATAATGCTAGCATCGATGAACGTGATAAAGCCGCTCCTTCACAAGATGAGCCTGCGAACAAAGAAGATCAGTTTATACAATTATTAGAGCAAATTTCACCAAGGGAGCTTTTGGAAGACTTATCCAGTGGGAATCAAGCCTCTGAACAAGAAGTGAAGATGGTTCGGGATGTAATGACAGAACAAGGACTTCAACCTGGTGTGATGAATGTGCTTGTACATTATGTTCTTTTAAAAACAGACATGAAATTGTCCAAGCCTTATTTAGAAAAAATCGCCAGTCATTGGGCACGGAAAAATGTTTCAACAGTAAGACAAGCGATGAACTTGGCGAAGGCTGAACATCAAAAGTATCAGCAGTGGGGCAAACAGAAGAATTCATATAGGAAGAAAAATCAGGAAGTCATACCTGAATGGTTTAAAAAGCGTGAAGAAAAGAAGGAAACACAACCTGCTTCTTCACCTATAAACAAGAGTGACATGGCCGAGAGAATACGTCGGCTTTCAAATAAGGAAAACTGA
- the nrdR gene encoding transcriptional regulator NrdR gives MKCPNCHYKSTKVLDSRPIEEGDSIRRRRECEQCDFRFTTFERIEEVPLIVVKKEGTREEFSREKLMRGLIRACEKRPVAVEELEAVTLDIEKELRNRGVSEVQSKDIGEMIMGRLSNIDEVAYVRFASVYRQFKDINVFIDELKELIKHDDKG, from the coding sequence TTGAAATGTCCAAATTGCCACTATAAAAGTACGAAAGTTCTGGATTCTAGGCCTATCGAGGAAGGAGATTCGATCAGGCGGAGAAGGGAATGTGAGCAGTGTGATTTTCGCTTCACTACCTTTGAGAGAATTGAGGAGGTACCCTTGATTGTCGTTAAAAAAGAAGGAACTAGAGAAGAGTTCAGTCGTGAGAAACTAATGCGGGGTCTTATTCGTGCCTGTGAGAAACGTCCGGTTGCTGTTGAGGAATTAGAAGCGGTTACACTTGATATAGAAAAAGAACTTCGCAACAGGGGAGTATCAGAAGTTCAAAGTAAAGATATTGGTGAAATGATTATGGGCAGGCTCTCTAACATTGATGAAGTAGCTTATGTTCGTTTTGCTTCCGTTTATCGTCAATTTAAAGACATCAATGTATTTATAGACGAACTCAAGGAATTAATTAAACATGATGATAAAGGATGA
- a CDS encoding cytosolic protein, protein MKAFISKYFSNHSETSEESYDKALETRYYKAKRDEVFRAVEELFPSPSEKVAVSKERGEITVKYKGRKKAFIVATVIMVRPFQTSVDFSVTTDSGGPIDFGFSHRLVIQLYAQLDSQFPSVNSSER, encoded by the coding sequence GTGAAGGCTTTTATATCCAAGTATTTTAGTAATCATTCAGAAACGAGTGAGGAGTCTTACGATAAGGCACTTGAAACACGCTATTATAAAGCTAAGAGAGATGAGGTATTTCGGGCTGTGGAGGAACTTTTTCCCTCTCCTTCTGAAAAAGTTGCCGTTTCAAAGGAACGTGGAGAGATTACGGTAAAATATAAAGGGAGGAAGAAAGCTTTTATTGTAGCGACAGTGATTATGGTTAGACCTTTTCAAACGTCCGTTGATTTTTCCGTGACTACTGATTCTGGTGGACCCATCGATTTCGGTTTTAGTCACAGGCTAGTTATTCAGCTTTATGCCCAGTTGGATAGTCAGTTTCCTTCAGTTAATTCGTCGGAAAGATGA
- the speD gene encoding adenosylmethionine decarboxylase, with protein sequence MDTMGRHVIAELWDCNEDKLNDMTYIEQTFVDAALKAGAEVREVAFHKFAPHGVSGVVIISESHLTIHSFPEHGYASIDVYTCGDRIDPNVAAEFIVESLEAGRNEAVEVPRGMGPVEVQQSRAL encoded by the coding sequence ATGGATACAATGGGAAGACATGTAATTGCTGAATTATGGGATTGTAATGAAGATAAATTAAATGATATGACATATATCGAACAAACATTTGTGGATGCTGCACTTAAAGCAGGTGCCGAAGTAAGAGAAGTTGCTTTTCATAAATTTGCTCCACATGGGGTTAGCGGGGTTGTCATCATTTCTGAATCGCATCTAACGATTCACAGCTTTCCGGAACATGGGTATGCGAGCATAGATGTATATACTTGTGGGGATCGAATCGACCCAAATGTGGCGGCCGAATTTATAGTTGAATCACTTGAAGCTGGTCGGAATGAAGCAGTAGAAGTACCAAGGGGAATGGGCCCTGTAGAAGTACAGCAGTCACGTGCCCTATAG
- a CDS encoding glyceraldehyde-3-phosphate dehydrogenase, with translation MGKTRIAINGLGRIGRMVFRKAVLDETVELVAVNASYPAETIAHMVKYDSVHGRFDGKIEAIDDGIIVNGKKIVHCSTRDPLELPWDELDVDIVIEATGKFKTQDEASLHIQSGAKKVIITAPGKEIDATIVMGVNEEAYDPTQHNVISNASCTTNCLAPVVKVLEDQFGIENGLMTTVHAFTNDQKNLDNPHKDLRRARGCTQSIIPTSTGAAKALGEVIPSMQGKLNGMALRVPTPNVSLVDLVVDLKTDVTEEQINRAFSKIAGEQMKGILEYSDEPLVSVDYTTCDASAIVDGLSTQVIEGRKVKVLAWYDNEWGYSCRVVDLAKYVGNLLNQEKKVKAS, from the coding sequence ATGGGGAAAACACGAATTGCAATTAATGGTCTAGGTAGAATAGGTCGTATGGTCTTTCGAAAGGCTGTATTAGACGAAACAGTGGAACTTGTTGCTGTCAACGCAAGTTATCCTGCTGAAACCATTGCACATATGGTGAAATATGATAGTGTCCACGGACGTTTTGATGGAAAGATTGAAGCGATAGATGACGGAATTATCGTTAATGGGAAAAAGATTGTTCATTGTTCTACAAGAGATCCTTTGGAGTTGCCATGGGATGAGCTGGACGTAGATATTGTAATTGAAGCAACCGGCAAATTTAAAACTCAAGACGAAGCATCATTACACATCCAATCTGGAGCGAAAAAGGTCATTATTACAGCTCCTGGGAAGGAAATTGATGCAACGATTGTAATGGGCGTCAATGAGGAGGCATATGACCCTACTCAGCACAATGTGATTTCTAACGCCTCATGCACTACTAATTGTTTAGCCCCTGTCGTTAAAGTACTAGAGGATCAATTTGGAATAGAAAATGGTCTTATGACTACGGTCCATGCATTTACAAATGACCAAAAGAACTTAGATAATCCACATAAAGACTTACGACGAGCTCGTGGATGTACTCAATCGATTATTCCTACTTCCACAGGTGCTGCAAAAGCGCTGGGAGAAGTGATCCCATCGATGCAAGGGAAATTAAATGGTATGGCGTTAAGGGTGCCGACCCCGAATGTTTCCCTCGTCGATTTAGTTGTCGATCTGAAAACCGATGTAACCGAAGAACAGATAAATCGTGCGTTTTCTAAAATCGCTGGGGAGCAAATGAAGGGGATTTTAGAATATAGTGATGAACCACTCGTATCGGTCGATTACACGACTTGTGATGCTTCTGCAATCGTAGATGGGTTATCCACCCAAGTTATTGAAGGGCGTAAAGTAAAAGTGCTAGCCTGGTACGACAATGAATGGGGATATTCTTGCCGTGTTGTTGATTTGGCTAAATATGTAGGTAATTTATTAAATCAAGAAAAAAAAGTGAAGGCATCTTAA
- the coaE gene encoding dephospho-CoA kinase (Dephospho-CoA kinase (CoaE) performs the final step in coenzyme A biosynthesis.) → MTVVIGLTGSIASGKSTVSQMFHDLKIPVVDADIISREVVNIGEPAYEKIVHSFGEKVLYDDKTINRKQLGEIVFNSREKRQQLNQIVHPEVRKEMLRQRDAYKADATAAVVLDIPLLFESKLTDYADRTLVVYVDEEIQLTRLMERDQSGIDEAKQRISSQIPVRKKAEMADAVIDNTGTIEQSYTQLKSILKKWNIIN, encoded by the coding sequence ATGACTGTTGTTATCGGGTTAACTGGAAGCATAGCTAGTGGTAAAAGTACGGTTTCTCAAATGTTCCACGATTTAAAGATTCCTGTCGTTGATGCAGATATCATTTCAAGGGAGGTAGTCAATATTGGCGAACCCGCCTATGAAAAGATCGTCCACTCCTTTGGTGAAAAGGTATTATATGATGACAAAACAATCAACCGCAAGCAGTTGGGTGAAATTGTATTCAATAGCAGAGAGAAACGACAACAACTGAATCAAATTGTTCATCCTGAAGTAAGAAAAGAAATGCTGCGACAAAGGGATGCCTACAAAGCCGATGCAACTGCAGCTGTTGTGTTAGATATTCCTTTGCTGTTTGAAAGTAAGTTGACAGATTATGCAGATCGTACGCTTGTTGTTTATGTAGATGAAGAGATTCAATTGACACGTTTGATGGAACGTGATCAATCAGGGATTGATGAGGCAAAGCAAAGAATTTCCTCTCAGATTCCCGTTAGGAAAAAAGCTGAGATGGCTGATGCTGTCATTGATAATACAGGCACGATTGAACAAAGCTACACCCAATTAAAAAGCATACTTAAGAAGTGGAATATCATAAACTAA
- a CDS encoding manganese efflux pump: protein MGTVLFTFLFGLAVSVDSFGIGCMIGLKKIGISQKGIFLIALLSGGCFLLSASFGQWVMPFIDQTHAERLGALALIGIGLFFIFQYVKSPNEPVEDEKIWVQPTRVLQSPETADVDRSGQIKGMEVLILGLALSLDTLAAGFSSSFIGVDPFQVTGLIVIMTSIMLCVGIKSGAKLSKKVNNISVLPGMLLIIIGLIKLV, encoded by the coding sequence ATGGGGACCGTTTTATTTACTTTCCTCTTCGGTCTTGCGGTTAGCGTAGATAGTTTTGGGATCGGCTGCATGATTGGATTGAAAAAAATCGGTATTTCTCAAAAAGGAATTTTTCTTATTGCATTGCTATCAGGCGGCTGCTTTCTTTTGTCTGCATCGTTTGGGCAATGGGTGATGCCATTTATTGATCAAACTCACGCTGAAAGATTAGGTGCATTAGCACTGATAGGAATCGGCCTGTTCTTTATTTTTCAATATGTGAAAAGCCCCAACGAACCTGTAGAGGATGAAAAAATTTGGGTGCAGCCTACCCGCGTCTTGCAATCACCTGAAACAGCCGATGTTGATCGATCAGGGCAGATTAAAGGCATGGAAGTGCTTATCCTCGGTCTAGCTCTTTCGCTAGATACTCTTGCAGCGGGTTTTAGCAGTTCGTTTATAGGAGTCGACCCATTTCAAGTGACCGGCTTGATTGTCATTATGACGAGCATTATGCTTTGTGTGGGGATCAAGAGCGGCGCCAAATTGAGCAAGAAAGTGAACAACATTTCCGTACTTCCAGGAATGTTGCTCATCATTATTGGTCTAATTAAGCTTGTGTAA
- the mutM gene encoding DNA-formamidopyrimidine glycosylase → MPELPEVETVRQTLKQLVLNKQIQDVSIFWGNIIKRPQDPNDFKQWIQSQTIRDIERKGKFLIFQMDDIAMVSHLRMEGKFGVYDSSVEKPKHTHVIFHFTDGTELRYDDVRKFGTMHLFEIGTEWEHKPLNQLGPDPFDPAFTVDYFYEKLKKTSRNIKAVLLDQGVVGGLGNIYVDEALYRSAIHPERIANQLSLEEARRVRQASIDTIQEAVGQGGTTIRSYLNSQGEMGMFQQKLRVYGKQDTECLDCGSLIVKLKVSGRGTHICPTCQK, encoded by the coding sequence ATGCCGGAACTTCCTGAAGTGGAAACGGTGAGACAAACATTAAAACAACTCGTCTTAAATAAACAAATTCAAGATGTTTCAATTTTTTGGGGAAATATTATTAAGCGTCCCCAAGACCCGAATGATTTTAAGCAGTGGATACAGTCACAGACGATTCGTGATATCGAAAGAAAAGGGAAATTTCTAATCTTTCAAATGGATGATATTGCCATGGTTTCTCATTTGCGAATGGAAGGGAAATTCGGTGTGTATGATTCTTCGGTTGAAAAGCCGAAACATACACACGTTATTTTTCATTTTACGGATGGTACAGAACTCCGTTATGATGATGTTCGTAAATTCGGAACGATGCATTTATTTGAAATAGGGACGGAATGGGAGCACAAACCACTTAATCAATTAGGTCCCGATCCTTTTGATCCAGCTTTTACCGTTGATTATTTTTATGAAAAACTTAAGAAAACATCAAGAAACATAAAGGCGGTACTGCTTGATCAGGGCGTTGTAGGAGGCTTAGGAAACATTTATGTGGATGAAGCTCTTTATAGAAGTGCGATTCATCCAGAGCGAATCGCTAACCAGCTTTCACTGGAGGAAGCGAGGCGGGTCAGGCAGGCGAGTATTGATACGATCCAAGAAGCGGTGGGCCAGGGTGGAACAACGATTCGGTCCTATTTAAACAGTCAGGGAGAGATGGGGATGTTCCAGCAAAAACTGCGTGTTTATGGAAAGCAGGACACGGAGTGTCTAGATTGCGGTTCACTGATTGTAAAGCTGAAAGTGAGCGGTCGTGGTACCCATATTTGTCCAACTTGCCAGAAGTAA